The DNA region TTATTTCCGCCACGGAGGGGGCGTGGCGGCCGACGACGAACGGCCGCTTGTCGAAAAACTCGAAGATGAACAACTCCTCTGGCGCGTGCCAATGCCTCCCGGCCACTCGACACCCTGCGTCCGCGGCGACGCGATCTACGTGACCACGTTCGAGAACGACGAGCTCACCACGCTGGCCCTCGACCGCCGCAGCGGCCGGACGATGTGGCGACAGGTGGCGCCGGCCGAGCGGATCGAACTGTTCCACGAGACCAGTAGCCCGGCCGCCGCGACGCCGGCCTGCGACGGCCAGCGGGTCTACGTCTTCTTCGGCAGCTACGGGCTGCTTTGTTATGACCTCAAGGGCGGGCTGGTCTGGGCCAAGCCGATGGGGCCGTTCCAGGACGAATTCGGCGCGGGCAGCTCGCCGGTCCTGGTCGACGGCAAACTCATCATCAGCGGCGACCATGACATCGATAGCTTCGTAATGGCGGTCGATTGCATGACCGGCGACACGCTCTGGAAGACCGACCGCGATGGCTTCACGCGCAGTTATGCGACGCCCGTTGTCTGGGTCGCCGACGGCCAAAAGCAGATCGTCGTGGCCGGCGCCTTGCAGCTTGTGGCCTACGGTGCCGACGATGGAAGTAAGCTTTGGTGGGTCAATGGGCTGGCCCGGATCGTCAACACCACTCCGGCACAGTCCCAGGGCCTGTTGTACGTGGCCACCTGGTCGCCCGGCGGCGATTCCGATGCGCGGCTGGCGATGGATCCCTGGTCTGACGCCGTCGCCAAATGGGACAAGGACGGCGACGGTAAGCTCGTGCGCGAGGAGGTGCCGGACGCGGAAGTGCTCGACCGTTTCTTTCGCATCGACCTCAATCAAGACAAGGGACTGGACGAGACAGAATGGAATAAGTACGCGCGCGTGTTCGAACTGGCGCAGAACACGCTGATGGCCATCCGGCCGCGAGGCACAGGCGACCTGACCGGCTCGGGTGTCGTTTGGGAATACAACAAGGGTTTGCCGTACGTGCCAAGTCCGCTTGTTTATCAGGACCGGCTCTATATGGTCAAGAACGGCGGTATTTTGACCTGCCTGGAGGCCGCGAGAGGACGCATGCTCAAGCAGGTCCGGCTGGCGGGCAACGACAACTACTACTCCTCGCCCGTCGCAGGCGACGGCAAGCTGTACCTGGCCAGTGAGCACGGCGTGGTCAGCGTGTTGCGCGCCGGCGCCAAGTGCGAGTTGATCAGCTCTCGCGATTTCCAGGAGCGGACCGTGGCCACGCCCGTGATTGCCGACCGCAAAATTTATTTGCGGACGGAAAAAGCGCTGTATTGTTTTGGCAGTCGATGATTTCGTCGAGGCGCGCCGGCCGC from Pirellulales bacterium includes:
- a CDS encoding PQQ-binding-like beta-propeller repeat protein, whose protein sequence is MTTNRARSFALLAGPALLVLAALDAQADEVDYFRHGGGVAADDERPLVEKLEDEQLLWRVPMPPGHSTPCVRGDAIYVTTFENDELTTLALDRRSGRTMWRQVAPAERIELFHETSSPAAATPACDGQRVYVFFGSYGLLCYDLKGGLVWAKPMGPFQDEFGAGSSPVLVDGKLIISGDHDIDSFVMAVDCMTGDTLWKTDRDGFTRSYATPVVWVADGQKQIVVAGALQLVAYGADDGSKLWWVNGLARIVNTTPAQSQGLLYVATWSPGGDSDARLAMDPWSDAVAKWDKDGDGKLVREEVPDAEVLDRFFRIDLNQDKGLDETEWNKYARVFELAQNTLMAIRPRGTGDLTGSGVVWEYNKGLPYVPSPLVYQDRLYMVKNGGILTCLEAARGRMLKQVRLAGNDNYYSSPVAGDGKLYLASEHGVVSVLRAGAKCELISSRDFQERTVATPVIADRKIYLRTEKALYCFGSR